TTCGATCGCCCGCCCCCTATGGTTACTTCGTCCCCCCTGTCCCTTGCCATTCCCCTGGATGCCATTCGCTACAACGACCAAGGTTTAGTCCCCGCCATTGCCCAGGATTATCTGGATGGCACCGTGTTGATGTTGGCTTGGATGAACCGGGAATCCCTAGCCAAAACCCTGGAAACGGGCCAAGCCTGGTATTGGAGCCGATCGCGCCAGGAACTGTGGCACAAGGGGGCAACCTCTGGCCATTTCCAAGTGGTGCAGTCCCTGCGCTATGACTGCGACAGTGATGCCCTGCTGCTGTCCATTGAGCAGGTGGGGGACATTGCCTGCCACACCGGGGAGCGCAGTTGTTTCCACCAGGTTGAGGGGGGGATGGTGGCTCCGCCAGCGGATATGCTGTCCCAGGTGTTTGCGGTGGTGCGCGATCGCCGGGACCATCCCCAGGCCGGTTCCTACACCTGTAGCCTGTTTGCGGCTGGGGATAACAAGATTCTCAAAAAGATCGGGGAAGAAGCCGCTGAGGTGGTGATGGCCTGCAAGGATGATGTGGCGGAGGAGATTGCGGGGGAGGCGGCGGATCTGTTGTTCCATACCCTGGTGGCGATCGCCCACCATGGTGTGGATCTGCGGGATGTCTACCGTAAGCTCCAGGAACGCCGCCGTTAGGGGGTTGCCCCCAGCCAGGACCTCTAGCTTGTCAAATAGCGGCTATGGGTCTAGGTTGGCGATCGCCCGATCGATGTCAGCCTGGGACAACCCGGTGGCTTCTAGGGATTGGCGAATCTGGGCGATCGTGGCCGCTCGTCCCCGCGCCTCACCTGCCGCTAACCCTTCTTCCCGGCCCCGCGCCTCACCTGCCGCTAACCCGTCTTCCCAGCCCTTGGCGCGGCCTTCTTCCCAGCCTTCTTCCCGCGCCGTATCGACGACATTATTGAGGTCCCAGTAGTGTTTGAGACTTTCCCGGTAGGCCACCTGCTCCAGGGGGTCGAATTGGGCCACTTCGGCGGCGGTGAAGAGTTCGCTAAAGACTGATTCCNNNNNNNNNNNNNNNNNNNNNNNNNNNNNNNNNNNNNNNNNNNNNNNNNNNNNNNNNNNNNNNNNNNNNNNNNNNNNNNNNNNNNNNNNNNNNNNNNNNNGGTTTTTGAGTTTGACCACTTGGATCGCATCGGGATCCTCCCGATCTTCCTCGAAGACAAAATCCAGGATGCCCACGGTGTAAACGGGGTCTAGCTTAAAGTTCCACGCCCCTTTTTGGCCCTGTTCTTGGACGGGGAAACTGGCGTAGTAGACGCTGCGGTCTTTGAAGAAGTTTTGTTTAGCTTTCTGGAGTTCAACGATAAAGCGTTCCCCTTGGGGGCTGTGGCAGTAGAGGTCAAAAATGGCTTTGCGGTTGATCTCGGTGGTGCCCAGGTGTTCAGTGGGGGAGTAGGTGAGGTCTTGGATTTGGTGGTGGGGCGGCAGCAGGCTGTTGAGAAGGTCGATGAGAAGGGCTTTGTTGGGTTCGGTACCGAACAGTTTTTTGAAGCCGAAATCAGTGAGGGGGTTGAGGTAGCGATCGGGGATGCCGTTCATGGTGATAGAGGGGGTGAGGATTGCTGAGTTCTAAGGCTATGGGTCTAGGTTGGCGATCGCCCGATCGATGTCAGCCTGGGAAAATCCGGCGGCTTCCATCCCACGGATCAGGGCAGCGATGGTTTCGGCACGGCCTTCTTCCCTACCTTTGGCGCGGCCTTCTTCCCAGCCTTCTTCCCGCGCCGTATCGACGACATTATTGAGGTCCCAGTAGTGTTTGAGACTTTCCCGGTAGGCCACCTGCTCCAGGGGGTCGAATTGGGCCACTTCGGCGGCGGTGAAGAGTTCGCTAAAGACTGATTCCTGGAGGTTCTGGGGTTGATCTAGCAAATGGGACAGGGATTTGAGGAGGAACAGCCATTTATCGGTGTGGGTTTGGAGTTGGTCGAGGGATTTGGTGAACTTAGGTAGTTCGATGTAGATGAAGGTCAGTTTTTCGTAGAAGGTTTTGCAGTGTTGGTTTTTGAGTTTGACCACTTGGATCGCATCGGGATCCTCCCGATCTTCCTCGAAGACAAAATCCAGGATGCCCACGGTGTAAACGGGGTCTAGCTTAAAGTTCCACGCCCCTTTTTGGCCCTGTTCTTGGACGGGGAAACTGGCGTAGTAGACGCTGCGGTCTTTGAAGAAGTTTTGTTTAGCTTTCTGGAGTTCAACGATAAAGCGTTCCCCTTGGGGGCTGTGGCAGTAGAGGTCAAAAATGGCTTTGCGGTTGATTTCGGTGGTGCCCAGGTGTTCGGTGGGGGAGTAGGTGAGGTCTTGGATTTGGTGGTGGGGCGGCAGCAGGCTGTTGAGAAGGTCGATGAGAAGGGCTTTGTTGGGTTCGGTACCGAACAGTTTTTTGAAGCCGAAATCAGTGAGGGGGTTGAGGTAGCGATCGGGGATGCCGTTCATGGTGATAGAGGGGGTGAGGATTGCTGTAATGCTGGGATTTCAGGTTATGGGTCTAGGTTGGCGATCGCCCGATCGATGTCAGCCTGGGAAAATCCGGCGGCTTCCATCCCACGGATCAGGGCAGCGATGGTTTCGGCACGGCCTGCTTCCCGACCTTCTTCCCGGCCTTTGACGCGGCCTTCTTCCCAGCCTTCTTCCCAGCCTTCGTCCCGCGCCGTATCGACGACATTATTCAAATCCCAGTAGTGTTTGAGACTTTCCCGGTAGGCTACCTGCTCCAGGGGGTCGAATTGGGCCACTTCGGCGGCGGTGAAGAGTTCGCTAAAGACTGATTCCTGGAGGTTCTGGGGTTGATCCAGCAGATGGGACAGGGATTTGAGGAGGAACAGCCATTTATCGGTGTGGGTTTGGAGTTGGTCGAGGGATTTGGTGAATTTAGGTAGTTCGATGTAGATGAAGGTGAGTTTTTCATAGAAGGTTTTGCAGTGTTGGTTTTTGAGTTTGACCACTTGGATCGCATCGGGATCCTCCCGATCTTCCTCGAAGACAAAATCCAGGATGCCCACGGTGTAAACGGGGTCTAGCTTAAAGTTCCACGCCCCTTTTTGGCCCTGTTCTTGGACGGGGAAACTGGCGTAGTAGACGCTGCGGTCTTTGAAGAAGTTTTGTTTGGCTTTTTGCAGTTCGACGATAAAGCGCTCCCCTTGGGGGCTGTGGCAGTAGAGGTCAAAAATGGCTTTGCGGTTGATTTCGGTGGTGCCCAGGTGTTCGGTGGGGGAGTAGGTGAGGTCTTGGATTTGGTGGTGGGGCGGCAGCAGGCTGTTGAGAAGGTCGATGAGAAGGGCTTTGTTGGGTTCGGTGCCGAACAGTTTTTTGAAGCCGAAGTCGGTGAGGGGGTTGAGGTAGCGATCGGGGATGCCGTTCATGGTGAAACTGGGGGAAGGGGTGTTTTTTATTATGCAAGGGGGGTTAGGGGGTGGGTTTGCGGGCAGTGGCGATCTAGTGGCCGGGTGGGCCGTGGGGGATGGGTTATGCGGGGTTTTCAAAAAACGGTTTTTCAAAGAAAATTAAATGCTGCTGGGGCAAACTCTCATCGGTTTTGAGCCAGTGGAAACCTAAAAACTCCAGTTCTTTTTTAACCTGGACTTCACTCATTTTATGGAGACCTTTGATGGGGACAAAGGGATCCTCGGCCCGATATTCCGCCAAGACGACGCGGCCTCCTGGCTTGAGGGCGATGGCGATCGCCGCCATCATTTCCTGGGGGTAAGCAAATTCATGGTAGGCATCCACCAGCAACACCAGATCGACACTGGCGGCAGGTAACCGGGGATCCTGATCCGTCCCCAGGATCGATCGCACATTGTCGATACCCAACTCCTGTTGCAACGCCCCCAGTATCTCCAGCATTTCCGGCTGGACATCCACCGCCCACACTTGGCCCTGGGGCACCTGGGCCGCAAGGCGAAAGGTCAGGTAACCGGTGCCCGCCCCAATGTCCGCCACCTGATCCGTGGGCTGGAGACCTAACTGCTGCACCAAAACCTGGGGCTGCTCTTGCCAAAGACGGCTGGGGCGTTCGAGCCAGCCAGCCCCCCGGTGGCCCATCACCTGGGCAATTTCCCGCCCTTGGTAAAAGCGGCCAATGCCGTCGGGGTGGTGGATGGGGCGGGTCACATAGGCGGCGGGGTCACCGGGGGCGATGGGCACCTCAAGCCAGACCCAGGGCAGCACCACCAGGGCTAAAAAGAGGCCCAGGGCGATCGCCCAGCGGGAACTCCGTAGAATTGCCAATTTACGCAGGGGACTCCCATCAGGCACAGTAGGTAGGTTCATAGGGTCGGGCGATCGCTGAAAGGGTTTAGCCATGGGTTCTATACTCCTCCCAAATCTACAGCAACCCTAAATCAGTTGTAAGGATCTCGATGGCTGAAACCCTTGGTGTGGTGTGCCTCCTCCGAGGGCACACCACACGACCCATTTCGGACTGCTGTAGCTCCTGCCAAATCTAATTTTACTCAACCCCCCACCAACCCATTCTGGAACGGCTGGTTGACGGACAACAGGCAGCGTCACGACCCCATGGGTTAGGGCACCTCGATTAATTGGGTTGGGCGGTTTCGCCGCCCAACCCACCCCCTATGCTTGCGTTGGTACAGGGGCGATAATTTGGATTTTTCGAGGTGACCGTTAAAAGGTTTAGATTTGGCATTGGCTGAATACTCCTCATTGTTTCGATCCCGTTTCCTATGGCAGCAGCCCTAAATCAACTACCATGAGCCATCCCAAACCGATCATTATTGACTGTGATCCCGGCATTGATGATGCTGTGGCCCTATTTTTAGCCATGGCCTTGGATTCCCTGGATGTCAAAGCCATTATCACCGTCGCGGGCAATATGCCTTTGGCAGTGACTGAACGCAATGCCCGGTGTCTGGTGGAGTTAGCCCAGCGATCGCAGGTGAAGGTCTATGGGGGCTGTCCCCGTCCCCTGTTGCGATCGCCCCTGTTTGCCCGCCATGTCCATGGGGACAATGGTTTGGGGGGGCTGCTGCTGCCGGATCCCCAGGTGCCTCTCCAGCCGACCCATGGGGTGACGGCCCTGATTGAGATTTTGCGCCAATCCCCGGAGCCGGTGTCGTTGGCGACTTTGGGACCCCTGACGAACCTGGCGGTGGCCCTGGTGCAAGCCCCGGACATTGCCCCCGCGATCGCCGAGATTGTGATCATGGGGGGAGCGATGCGGGCGGGTAATGTCACGCCGTCGGCGGAGTTTAATTTCTATGCGGACCCCCACGCGGCCCAGATCGTGATGGATAGCGGTATCCCCCTGACCCTCATTGGCCTGGATGTGACCCATCAGGTGATTGCCACTCCGCCCCGCCTGGAACGCATTCGCCAACTCCAGAATCCGGTGGCCCAAGCGGTGGTGGAGATGGTGAGCCGCTATGGTTCGACGGATCAGCAGGTGCTGGGGTTAGTGGGACCGCCTCTCCATGATCCCTGTGTCATTGCCTATCTGGTGCAGCCGGATCTGTTTGAAACAAAACCGGGTTATGTGGCGATCGAAACCGCTAGTGATTTGAATCTGGGGCGCAGTGTGGTGGATTTCCAAGGACTGATGGGACACCTCCCCAACGCCACTGTTGCCCTCAGTATCGATTCGGTGGGCTTCTATGAGCTGCTCTTGGAAGCGCTGTCGTTATATTGAGTCGATCGTAGTGAGTCGATCGTGGTGTCGATCGTAGGTTGGGTTGAGCCTGCAACTAGTCTAGGCTCATTTCCACAACCTCACGGGGCGAAACCCAACGGAGCAAGTTGTAGATTGCCCATTTCCACAACCTCACGGGGCGCAACCCAACGGAGTAAGTTGTAGGTTGCTTGTTGGGTTTCGTTCCTCTTAGCCAATTTACGGGAAGTATTCATGGGCACAACCTCACGGGGTGAAACCCAATGGGGCACTTGTAGGTTGCTTGTTGGGTTTCGTTCCTCTACCCAACCTACGAGATTGGTTCAGGTATACTATATGGTCGCAAAAAAAATGAAGAGGGCAAGAGGGCAAGAAGGTTAAAGGGCAAGAGTCCTGGGCGCGGGGCAGGCCACACGAAAACCGAGCCTGTAGTCCCGCAAGACGCGCGAATGGAGGCTCCGATAGGCAGAACGGCAATTCCTCGGATCATCCTTCCAAGAGCCACCTTTTATTACTTTTTTAGTAGTACGATTGTTCTTGTCTAGCCAAGCACTGCCATCCTCTGGTGCCCCCTGATAATTCCTATGCCAGTCGTCCTGGCACCACTCCCAGACATTACCGTGCATATCCAATAGCCCCCAAGCATTCGCCCCCCTCAAAGACCCCACAGGGGTCGTTTGCTGCCGAAACTGCCCCCTTTGACCCAGACTATAGGTAGCGCCATTATAGTTGGCCACATCAGTGTTTAAGGTGTCGCCAAAGTGGAAGGGGGTGATCGTTCCCGCTCGGCAGGCATATTCCCACTGGGCCTCGCTGGAGAGACCATAGTCCCGTTGGAACCGTTGACGCAGGCGGGCACAGAATTCTACCGCATCTTTCCAGGACACCTGCTCTACCGGATGATTAGCGCCTTTGAACCGGGAAGGGTCGGGGTCCAGGTTTTGGGTCACCTGATCCCAGCGGGCCACAATGCGCCATTGGGCCTGGGTAATGGGGTAGCGGCCCAGGTAGAAGGAGGACACACTGACACGATGCTGGGAGTATTCATCGCCGTATGACCGTGCCTCGGTCCTAGGGGCACCCATCAGGAACTCACCACCGGGGATGGCGATCATTTCAAGTTCGGCAAGCTGTTCAGGATTATTTTCATGAATTAGGGTTTCAATAAAGCCGGTGGTGCTAGCCCCATAGCGTTCTCGATCGCTGCCGTCGGGGTTGAGGGTAACGACGGTGTAGTTGAACTGGGTGGGTTGGGTGCCGGGAAGGGGAGCAGGGAGGCGGTCTGTGGGGAGTGGTTCTTCAACGAGTTGGGCAACGGTATAATCTGTGGTCTCAAGGGGGAGTGCGTCATTCTCCCAAACACCCCAGATGACTTCTAAGGGTTCAAACGTAAGACTACTATCAGCGTCTGTTGCCACACCTGCTGGGGTTTGTGCCGTCAGCCGATCGGCGATCGTCTCAAAATCGCTCCCCAATCCCCGCAGAATCTTACCAGTAACCGTTGCAAAGGCTTGGAAAAACTCAGTTTCCGATGAATCTTGCCCGTTACTAGGGGTTTTCAGTAACGCGCGGAACTCCTGCACCGATTTCCCTAAGCCCTGGGCCACATACAACGAGACCCGGTTCAACACATCTTGGGTTTCTAGGAACGACCCCGATCGCAGCCGCTCCCGCACCGCCTCATCCACCAACTCATAGGCAATGCGTTCTGCATTCTCAAAATTAGGGGTATCCCGGCCACTGACCTTGAGCAAGCCGCTCATAAACACTTCCGCAAAGTGTACCGTGCGGGCCTGGGGCAACATGGCACGTCGAATCAGCCGGACAATGGGCAAGGTAATCACGGGGGCCGCCGTCAGCAGGGTTGCCAACTCGCGGGATAGGGGAGAAGCCCGCAGAATAAACGTATCAAGGCGATCGCCCACGGAGGGCCGCTGGGCTGAGGATGGAGCCGGAGCCAGGGTCGCCGGGGAGGCATCCCAGACTATCCCCAAGGTTCTCTGGCGGCGATCGCCCGACAGCACCCCAGCCCAACGCCCCAACGCCTGGGGATCGAGGGGCACCACTGGCATATAGGGGACATCGGGGACATCGGCCTGCCCCTGGGCTGCATCGAGGCGGGGCTGATCCCACACCGACAGCACTGTCGGCTTCAGGGTACTGTTGGGGGTATCGGCGGTCTTGGCTTGGAACTCCACGGTGATCGATCTGGCTAGGGCCGTGCGAGACCACAGCCGTTCTGGGAAAACCTGAAACACCACTGTCGGTAAGGTCTTTGCCCATACCCCCACTAAGGCCCGCATTTGGCCATTGTGCCAACCTGCCCCCACACAATCGCTGAGAATGACCACCAGACGGCGACGATCGCCCGTCAACAGCTCGCTGGGTTTGTGGCAGACTGTCCGGTTACGGGAGACGAAGCGAACGCCCTCCCCTTGCGGCTCCAAAAACCAGATGCGCACATCCCGAAATTGCCCATAGCGACAGAGAACACGGTGTAAATCGGCGGCGAACCGTTGCCATAGACACATGGAGGGGTGCTGATCAAAAACCAAGGCCACATCCCACCACAGCTCCTGCGCTGGCCGCAGCACCGGTTGCCAAATTCCCATCTCGGCCACACGATCCACCGTGGCCGCTTCATCTAAAATCCTCGGCTGTCCCACGTCGGCTTTCTTGGCCAGAACCCGCAGCGATCGGGCAATCTCCAAGGGATCCGCAATCCCAGAGGCATCGGGCACCGGAATAGGACGATAGTTCTCTGGGAGTACCAGAGTATTAACAGGTTCCGGCACCAGTTCTAGAGTATTAACAGGTTCCGGCACCAGTTCTAGAGTATTAACGGGTTCCGGCACCAGGTCTGCGGCGGGTGGGTCTGTATCAGGAGGAGGCAAAAACGGGGATGTATCATCATCTTCCGCCTCGATCGCAGGATCGGTTACAGAGCGTTGTGGATCATCATCTGGGGTCTCTGGGGTCTCTGGGGGTGGCGGGTCTACGGGCCTTGCCGGGATATCAATGATCTCAGATCGGGCGATCGTCGCGGCAAACCACATCACCTCCGCAATTTCAGTGCCAGTTAACCCCTGTTGACTGAGAACAGTGGTCAGTTTCTGTAAGGCTGGGCTAAGGGTTGGAGTCGCCACTAATCCTCCTCACTTAACCCCTTGAGCAGCAGATTCACCAGCTTCTCCCGTTCCTCTGGTGTCTCAGGTTTCACCTCACGAGTCAGCAAGTAGACCACATTCAAAAGCTGGTCTGTCGCCACATTGGCGTTCACTGACGCTCCCCGTTCCATAAAAGCCTCCACTAACTTCGCTGCATCCGCTTTCAAGCGGGGCCATCGCTCTTCATCGGAACCCCGTTTCAGGTGAGATTCCACAATATGGGTTAAGGCATCTTTGTTTTGGCTTGGATCGGGCATTCGTAGCCGTAAACAGCGACGCAGGAACGCTGGCGGAAAGTCCCGCTCGCCGTTGCTGGTCATAATCACCAATGGGAACTGATAGCAGGTCACACTGCCCCCCGCTATCTCCACCCGCCCATCCTGATCCGCAGTCCGCACCTGCACCCGTTGGAATTCAGACTCATCTTTGCAGCGCACCAGCTCTGGGATTTCGTAGCTGCCTTCCTCAAATAGGTTTAAGAGGTCGTTGGGTAGGTTAATGTCGCACTTATCGATCTCATCCACCAACAACACCCTCGGCAGGGACCAGGGTAGAAAGGCCGTGCCCAGGGGACCAATGCGAAAATAATCCCCCATCGATCGTTCTCGCTGAAGCGATCGTTCTCGCCGAAGCTGGGCATCTTGGAGACGGGCCACGGCATCGTAGCGGTACAGGGCATCGGTCACCGTAGAGCGGGCATTGACGGGCCAAGATAGGACAATGCCCAATTGCAATTCATGGGCGATCGCATAGGCTAAGGAGGTTTTCCCGGAACCGGGTTTACCCGTCACTAACAACGGTCGCCGCAAATGCAGGGCTGCGTTGACGGCATGGGTCACCTCTTGATAGGCAGCGTTAATCTTGAAACGAGTGCCCCGTTCCTTTCCCCGTCGGTCCTGCTTGCTTAGTGCTTTAACCTGTTCCCAGCGTGTTTGGGCTTCCTCCGCAATTTTGGCAAAGTCTGCCTTGCCCATAAATTGCCGCCAGCCGGGAGCCTCCGGCAGGGTTTCGGCGGTCAAGGGCTGGGAGTCACCATTCCCTAAGAATTTCTGCCAACTAGAGCGATCGGGGTCTGTCATGGGGGGTTCCTCGTCAGTTTAAGTAGGCTGGGTAAAATAAACAGGTTTAGAAGTGGCTGAAACCCCTGCTCTGTCATCATCTCTACTTCGGATTCATTATCCTGATCTACTTCATCAAGGCCAAGACAAATACTCTGACTGGGGCGCAGGGGGGGTATAGCGGAGATCTTCGTACAAGACTCCCAAACAACCAACTGCTGCACCAGCATCAAGCTGGTCTTCGCGGACTATAGGGATGTTGTCTAAGAATGTAAAGCGGTTCTCCTGGACTAAGTCTGAGAAGTATGTCTCAACAGCGCAAGGATCTAGTTGACTCTCACTCATCCACAGTGCCAAGGGAATCCCTGCTTTAACCAGGTCTTGCCAGTATTGTAGATATTCTGTCCCTGGCCTGAGCCATTTCCCATAACACCGCACCCCAGAATACCTCTTCCATTTGACCTTTTCAGACTGGGCATCGAGATCACTACTATATAACCATTGCAGATCTTCTAAGGAGGAGATGCCGTTTGGGCCGGGTGAGTCGGGACAACATTTCTGGAAGCGTTTCGACCACCCCGATTTGAGAGAATTGTAGAAGATAGGGGCATAAGTATCATTATGCTTGAAGCGATCTGAACAGCCTAAAACTAGCGCGTGATCCTGGAGAATGGAGGATTGCACCCCACACCAATCGGTTAGGGGATTTCCCAGTAACTCTACCGGTACAAATAGAGAGATCGTCAGTTCCCACGGCCTCAATGGATCAGGAAAAGGCTTGGGTAAAGTGCCAAAAGCCAAGCCGATTAGCCTTGTTAGAAATTCAGGAAAGTCATCCTTAGACACCTTAAAGTCATCAGACACCTTAAAGTCATCTTTTTTCTCATCACAGTCATCTTGTTTCATTAAATGTAAAGACTCGGTACAAATAAACTCCTGTTCCTTTGGATCGCGGTAGAAAATTTGGGCAGAGACCTTAAAGGTAGGGGGGGTTAGGTTTTGCGAAAATACAGCTAATACTAGATATGCCCTACCAGGATCTTCTTGGCATAAGATGGGGCTTGATTCTCTGACTATATCCTTACTAGATTGTCTGACTATATCCTTACTAGAAGGAGATATGTTTTCGTTAATAACCTGATCTGGCAAAAGTTGAAGTTCTTGAATTCTCTGACATACACGTCCGATTTTTTGAACTAAGTTCTCTCTTTCAGCCTCTGACCGAACCTCTTCAGGCCCACTGACAGTGAGCAGTTTAGCAGTCACAGCATCGAGTTGATCTTTTAAGCCCTGAAGTTGTGTTTGTAGGGAATCCAAGAGATACAGATCAGCCTCGCTGGTCATAGCCCGCCTCCTCCAGTTGCCGATCGACTTTGGTAATTTTCTTGGCTATCAAATTACGTTCTTCGTTTAGTCGCATTTCCTGAGCGCCACTGGCTGCCAACAGTTCATCCGTTGTTGCCTCTAGTTGTTGCTGCAAACCTTTCCGTTGCTTCAACAAAGAATTGATTAAGTCGGTATTCATTTCGGCATTGATCACAGCAGGTGGATTAGAAGAAGCACCCATAGACGGCGAGTCTTTTGCTGGAGTGCAGAACGGAACAATCTCCTGTTCAATTTTCTCCATCTCCTGCTCAAATTGGGCAAGCCGCCGCTCTAATCGGCTTCGGTTCACAGGATCAAGTTCAGTCTCTAGTTGTCTTTGAACTGCTATATACTCCTCTTCCGATCGTTTCAGTTCCCCTTGTAGACGATCGAGCTTGAGTTGCTGAACTCGACTGAGGGAAGGAGCAGGATGATGAGATGGCATAGGCTGTGCAGACGGAATAGAAATAGAAAGCTGATTCGGTTTTCCACAAGGCTGAAGTAAAATCTGCGATCGGCTGTGAGACTCTACTTGATGACGGAACACTTGGCCAATCTCATGATGTTCAATGAGCCAGCCGATCGCCAGAACCTCCAGCACCTCTCCTCGAAATTCCTCAAACCCTTGGGTCACGATGCCCGCTAGCAAGCCATTTTCCGTAAATACTGGAGAACCAGAAAATCCCTTCCATGCCTGCATTCCACTGTTGGGAATCTCGTCCTCGATCTTAAACTTAGCTAGGGCTGGCTCTTTCACAGAACCAAAGGGAGTAAGCTGTCCTTTAAGCGAATAATCCCGATAGCGTCCTTCTGTTTGAGCAAAGGCGGGAAATCCACAGGCTTGGCAAACAATAGTCTGGCTCGGCTCTAATCGCGCAATGGGAGGGATCGTGATCCCTTGGCCAATCAAGCGCTGTTCATTCTCGCTAAAAAAGACTAAAGCAATATCAAGCGTCTCGTTAAACCAGATGCGGCTAGAGTGCAGCCAACGATCGGGATCTGCCTGAAAATCACCTAATAACCGGAAACTT
This region of Prochlorothrix hollandica PCC 9006 = CALU 1027 genomic DNA includes:
- a CDS encoding formylglycine-generating enzyme family protein codes for the protein MATPTLSPALQKLTTVLSQQGLTGTEIAEVMWFAATIARSEIIDIPARPVDPPPPETPETPDDDPQRSVTDPAIEAEDDDTSPFLPPPDTDPPAADLVPEPVNTLELVPEPVNTLELVPEPVNTLVLPENYRPIPVPDASGIADPLEIARSLRVLAKKADVGQPRILDEAATVDRVAEMGIWQPVLRPAQELWWDVALVFDQHPSMCLWQRFAADLHRVLCRYGQFRDVRIWFLEPQGEGVRFVSRNRTVCHKPSELLTGDRRRLVVILSDCVGAGWHNGQMRALVGVWAKTLPTVVFQVFPERLWSRTALARSITVEFQAKTADTPNSTLKPTVLSVWDQPRLDAAQGQADVPDVPYMPVVPLDPQALGRWAGVLSGDRRQRTLGIVWDASPATLAPAPSSAQRPSVGDRLDTFILRASPLSRELATLLTAAPVITLPIVRLIRRAMLPQARTVHFAEVFMSGLLKVSGRDTPNFENAERIAYELVDEAVRERLRSGSFLETQDVLNRVSLYVAQGLGKSVQEFRALLKTPSNGQDSSETEFFQAFATVTGKILRGLGSDFETIADRLTAQTPAGVATDADSSLTFEPLEVIWGVWENDALPLETTDYTVAQLVEEPLPTDRLPAPLPGTQPTQFNYTVVTLNPDGSDRERYGASTTGFIETLIHENNPEQLAELEMIAIPGGEFLMGAPRTEARSYGDEYSQHRVSVSSFYLGRYPITQAQWRIVARWDQVTQNLDPDPSRFKGANHPVEQVSWKDAVEFCARLRQRFQRDYGLSSEAQWEYACRAGTITPFHFGDTLNTDVANYNGATYSLGQRGQFRQQTTPVGSLRGANAWGLLDMHGNVWEWCQDDWHRNYQGAPEDGSAWLDKNNRTTKKVIKGGSWKDDPRNCRSAYRSLHSRVLRDYRLGFRVACPAPRTLAL
- a CDS encoding nucleoside hydrolase; this encodes MSHPKPIIIDCDPGIDDAVALFLAMALDSLDVKAIITVAGNMPLAVTERNARCLVELAQRSQVKVYGGCPRPLLRSPLFARHVHGDNGLGGLLLPDPQVPLQPTHGVTALIEILRQSPEPVSLATLGPLTNLAVALVQAPDIAPAIAEIVIMGGAMRAGNVTPSAEFNFYADPHAAQIVMDSGIPLTLIGLDVTHQVIATPPRLERIRQLQNPVAQAVVEMVSRYGSTDQQVLGLVGPPLHDPCVIAYLVQPDLFETKPGYVAIETASDLNLGRSVVDFQGLMGHLPNATVALSIDSVGFYELLLEALSLY
- the hisIE gene encoding bifunctional phosphoribosyl-AMP cyclohydrolase/phosphoribosyl-ATP diphosphatase HisIE; this translates as MVTSSPLSLAIPLDAIRYNDQGLVPAIAQDYLDGTVLMLAWMNRESLAKTLETGQAWYWSRSRQELWHKGATSGHFQVVQSLRYDCDSDALLLSIEQVGDIACHTGERSCFHQVEGGMVAPPADMLSQVFAVVRDRRDHPQAGSYTCSLFAAGDNKILKKIGEEAAEVVMACKDDVAEEIAGEAADLLFHTLVAIAHHGVDLRDVYRKLQERRR
- a CDS encoding Rpn family recombination-promoting nuclease/putative transposase — its product is MNGIPDRYLNPLTDFGFKKLFGTEPNKALLIDLLNSLLPPHHQIQDLTYSPTEHLGTTEINRKAIFDLYCHSPQGERFIVELQKAKQNFFKDRSVYYASFPVQEQGQKGAWNFKLDPVYTVGILDFVFEEDREDPDAIQVVKLKNQHCKTFYEKLTFIYIELPKFTKSLDQLQTHTDKWLFLLKSLSHLLDQPQNLQESVFSELFTAAEVAQFDPLEQVAYRESLKHYWDLNNVVDTAREEGWEEGRAKGREEGRAETIAALIRGMEAAGFSQADIDRAIANLDP
- a CDS encoding AAA family ATPase, with protein sequence MTDPDRSSWQKFLGNGDSQPLTAETLPEAPGWRQFMGKADFAKIAEEAQTRWEQVKALSKQDRRGKERGTRFKINAAYQEVTHAVNAALHLRRPLLVTGKPGSGKTSLAYAIAHELQLGIVLSWPVNARSTVTDALYRYDAVARLQDAQLRRERSLQRERSMGDYFRIGPLGTAFLPWSLPRVLLVDEIDKCDINLPNDLLNLFEEGSYEIPELVRCKDESEFQRVQVRTADQDGRVEIAGGSVTCYQFPLVIMTSNGERDFPPAFLRRCLRLRMPDPSQNKDALTHIVESHLKRGSDEERWPRLKADAAKLVEAFMERGASVNANVATDQLLNVVYLLTREVKPETPEEREKLVNLLLKGLSEED
- a CDS encoding Rpn family recombination-promoting nuclease/putative transposase; the encoded protein is MNGIPDRYLNPLTDFGFKKLFGTEPNKALLIDLLNSLLPPHHQIQDLTYSPTEHLGTTEINRKAIFDLYCHSPQGERFIVELQKAKQNFFKDRSVYYASFPVQEQGQKGAWNFKLDPVYTVGILDFVFEEDREDPDAIQVVKLKN
- a CDS encoding class I SAM-dependent methyltransferase, which gives rise to MAKPFQRSPDPMNLPTVPDGSPLRKLAILRSSRWAIALGLFLALVVLPWVWLEVPIAPGDPAAYVTRPIHHPDGIGRFYQGREIAQVMGHRGAGWLERPSRLWQEQPQVLVQQLGLQPTDQVADIGAGTGYLTFRLAAQVPQGQVWAVDVQPEMLEILGALQQELGIDNVRSILGTDQDPRLPAASVDLVLLVDAYHEFAYPQEMMAAIAIALKPGGRVVLAEYRAEDPFVPIKGLHKMSEVQVKKELEFLGFHWLKTDESLPQQHLIFFEKPFFENPA
- a CDS encoding Rpn family recombination-promoting nuclease/putative transposase, with product MNGIPDRYLNPLTDFGFKKLFGTEPNKALLIDLLNSLLPPHHQIQDLTYSPTEHLGTTEINRKAIFDLYCHSPQGERFIVELQKAKQNFFKDRSVYYASFPVQEQGQKGAWNFKLDPVYTVGILDFVFEEDREDPDAIQVVKLKNQHCKTFYEKLTFIYIELPKFTKSLDQLQTHTDKWLFLLKSLSHLLDQPQNLQESVFSELFTAAEVAQFDPLEQVAYRESLKHYWDLNNVVDTARDEGWEEGWEEGRVKGREEGREAGRAETIAALIRGMEAAGFSQADIDRAIANLDP